A single Myxococcus stipitatus DNA region contains:
- the ccmA gene encoding heme ABC exporter ATP-binding protein CcmA translates to MPSTSAAPALALHDVSKRYGRRWALARLTYALPAGRSLLLTGHNGSGKTTLLRLVATALGPTAGKVEVLGHDAVQERDVVRLEVGLLSHASFLYEDLTAHQNLLVLARLLGHPAPGDVAHGLLDRVGLGRRSDNPVRGFSAGMRKRLAIARLLLKAPRIALLDEPFGELDPAGIRDMEGIIGELKQGGVTVVLATHLIEQGLTLCEERLHLHDGRAVAA, encoded by the coding sequence ATGCCATCTACCTCCGCAGCCCCCGCGCTCGCGCTGCATGACGTCAGCAAGCGATATGGGCGCCGCTGGGCCCTGGCTCGGCTGACGTACGCGCTGCCGGCCGGACGCTCCTTGCTGCTCACCGGCCACAACGGTTCGGGCAAGACGACCTTGCTGCGACTGGTGGCCACGGCCCTGGGCCCCACCGCCGGCAAGGTGGAGGTGCTCGGACACGACGCCGTCCAGGAGCGCGATGTCGTCCGCCTCGAGGTGGGGCTGCTGTCCCACGCCAGCTTCCTCTACGAGGACCTCACCGCGCACCAGAACCTGCTCGTCCTGGCCCGGCTGCTCGGACATCCGGCGCCCGGGGACGTGGCCCACGGCCTGCTCGACCGCGTGGGCCTGGGGCGGCGGTCGGACAACCCCGTGCGCGGCTTCAGCGCGGGCATGCGCAAGCGCCTGGCCATCGCGCGGCTGCTCCTCAAGGCGCCGCGCATCGCGCTGCTCGACGAGCCCTTCGGCGAGCTGGACCCGGCTGGCATCCGCGACATGGAGGGCATCATCGGAGAGCTCAAGCAGGGAGGCGTCACCGTCGTGCTCGCCACCCACCTCATCGAGCAGGGACTCACGCTCTGCGAGGAGCGGCTGCACCTCCACGACGGACGGGCGGTGGCCGCATGA
- a CDS encoding heme exporter protein CcmB has translation MSRPAPLGVLGATLALLRKDLLIEWRTRARLNAIVFFALATLLMFSFALGPDTRLLEKNAGGYFWLAILFASVLALGESFRIESENACMDGIRLAPADARAIYLSKALGNALLLVALGTLLLPVMVALYGVKVVTGFGDLGLVLALGSLALSAPGTVYAAISSNARARDVLLPLLLFPLVIPALLSAAKATTLVLQGDPMNQLNSWLGLLLGFNLIYWGVGFVLFPRIIED, from the coding sequence ATGAGCCGCCCCGCCCCCCTCGGCGTGCTGGGCGCCACGCTGGCCCTGCTGCGCAAGGACCTGCTCATCGAATGGCGCACGCGCGCGCGCCTCAACGCCATCGTCTTCTTCGCGCTCGCCACCCTCCTGATGTTCTCCTTCGCACTGGGCCCGGACACGCGCCTCCTGGAGAAGAACGCCGGCGGCTACTTCTGGCTCGCCATCCTGTTCGCCAGCGTGCTCGCGCTGGGCGAGTCGTTCCGGATCGAGTCGGAGAACGCCTGCATGGACGGCATCCGGCTGGCCCCCGCGGACGCCCGCGCCATCTACCTCTCCAAGGCCCTGGGCAACGCGCTGCTCCTCGTCGCCCTGGGCACACTCCTGCTCCCCGTCATGGTCGCGCTCTACGGGGTCAAGGTCGTCACCGGCTTCGGTGACCTGGGCCTCGTCCTCGCGTTGGGCAGCCTGGCGCTCAGCGCGCCCGGCACCGTCTACGCCGCCATCTCCAGCAACGCCCGGGCAAGGGACGTCCTGCTCCCTCTGCTATTGTTCCCGCTCGTCATCCCCGCCCTGCTGTCGGCGGCCAAGGCGACGACGCTGGTGTTGCAAGGAGACCCCATGAATCAGTTGAACTCATGGCTGGGCCTTTTGCTGGGGTTCAATCTGATTTACTGGGGCGTAGGGTTCGTGCTGTTCCCGCGCATCATCGAGGACTGA
- the ccsA gene encoding cytochrome c biogenesis protein CcsA, producing MNKLIKWGLPLAGLGVLAAGWWLGLAWAPPDREMGDVQRIMYVHVPLQWMAMLAMFLNFVAAVSYLLRGNGSWKLDSTAESAAEVGLLLGALGMVTGAIWGRPTWGVYWSWDPRLTSEAIMLVTYTGYLVLRRFVEDPDKRATWSAVVAILGAINLPIVWFSVRWWRSLHQVQSSPKTVDPQMVLPLRVSAIGLLLLTIYFLVTRYRIALAERQAEVALPDALPGASASVVPDAHKVA from the coding sequence ATGAACAAGCTCATCAAGTGGGGCCTGCCGCTGGCGGGGCTCGGAGTGCTCGCCGCGGGCTGGTGGCTGGGCCTGGCGTGGGCGCCGCCCGACCGGGAGATGGGCGACGTCCAGCGGATCATGTACGTCCACGTGCCACTCCAGTGGATGGCGATGCTGGCGATGTTCCTGAACTTCGTGGCGGCGGTGAGCTACCTGCTGCGGGGCAACGGCAGTTGGAAACTGGACTCCACGGCGGAGTCCGCGGCGGAGGTGGGGCTGCTGCTGGGCGCGCTGGGCATGGTGACGGGCGCCATCTGGGGCCGGCCGACCTGGGGGGTCTACTGGTCGTGGGATCCGCGCCTGACGTCGGAGGCCATCATGCTGGTGACGTACACCGGCTACCTGGTGCTGCGGCGCTTCGTGGAGGATCCGGACAAGCGCGCCACGTGGAGCGCGGTGGTGGCCATCCTGGGCGCCATCAACCTGCCCATCGTCTGGTTCTCCGTGCGCTGGTGGCGCAGCCTGCACCAGGTGCAGTCGAGCCCCAAGACGGTGGATCCGCAGATGGTGCTGCCCCTGCGAGTGTCCGCCATCGGACTGTTGCTGCTCACGATCTACTTCCTGGTGACGCGCTACCGCATCGCCCTGGCCGAGCGCCAGGCGGAGGTCGCGCTCCCGGATGCCCTCCCCGGCGCCTCCGCGTCGGTGGTCCCCGACGCCCACAAGGTGGCCTGA
- the ccmD gene encoding heme exporter protein CcmD: MTTLTTLGVLAQAAGQVGSGRIQGGWGYVWSCYGITVVALVLYSLSLWLRRPQASQDAKE; the protein is encoded by the coding sequence ATGACGACGCTGACGACGCTGGGAGTGCTCGCCCAGGCCGCGGGCCAGGTGGGCAGCGGCCGCATCCAGGGTGGCTGGGGCTATGTCTGGAGCTGCTACGGCATCACCGTGGTGGCGCTCGTGCTTTACTCGTTGTCCCTCTGGCTGCGCCGGCCCCAGGCCTCGCAGGACGCCAAGGAGTGA
- a CDS encoding cytochrome c maturation protein CcmE codes for MTPVARNRIIALGALLVAGAGLGFVAFGNIGENLVYYWSPSEMLSQGDKAYDATIRLGGVVQAGSIQWNAEHTTLHFRVADDVKEGAPSVLVRSTETPPQMFRDKIGVVVEGTYDKSGVFSSNRLMVNHSNEYRAPKEGEDPKKWRDTLSDGTTTASTGTGAR; via the coding sequence ATGACGCCTGTCGCCCGCAACCGCATCATCGCCCTGGGGGCCCTGCTCGTCGCCGGCGCCGGCCTGGGCTTCGTCGCCTTCGGCAACATCGGCGAGAACCTCGTCTATTACTGGAGCCCGTCGGAGATGCTCTCCCAGGGCGACAAGGCCTACGACGCCACCATCCGCCTGGGCGGCGTGGTGCAGGCCGGCAGCATCCAATGGAACGCCGAGCACACCACCCTGCACTTCCGCGTGGCGGACGACGTCAAGGAGGGCGCCCCCAGCGTGCTGGTGCGCTCCACGGAGACGCCGCCGCAGATGTTCCGCGACAAGATCGGCGTCGTGGTGGAGGGCACGTACGACAAGTCCGGCGTCTTCTCCTCGAACCGGCTGATGGTCAACCACTCCAACGAGTACCGCGCCCCCAAGGAGGGCGAGGACCCGAAGAAGTGGCGTGACACGCTCTCCGACGGCACGACGACGGCCAGCACCGGGACGGGCGCGCGGTGA
- a CDS encoding heme lyase CcmF/NrfE family subunit: MNGTIGYGLVLGGLAFAAFGAVVGLFTGLRRSEAGFPWVMRAVWGFAGCMIAANLVMVYALVTHDFSVKYVAQVGSRDTPLLYTIVSLWSALEGSILFWGFIMGGYIAAFAWVHRREHARYMQLALGTMLAVGVFFAFLIAGPANPWGAVSPVPMDGPGPNPLLQNHVLMIIHPPFLYLGYVGMTVPFGVAVAGLLRGEIGEAWMAPLRRWTLVAWLFLSIGIILGAWWAYAVLGWGGYWAWDPVENASFLPWLTATAFMHSTMVQERKRMLKLWTLSLALASFVLTILGTFMTRSGIFNSVHSFTQSDIGPTFLVFLGVLLVVCIALLAVRGPLLVPEGRMNSLVSREASILVNNLVFVAITFTVLLGTLYPLVSEAVRGVRVSVGEPYFNKMAVPGGIAVLFLMGVGPVLPWGTPDKATLRRQFIVPSVVGLVVSAVCFAVGMRGFYPLLTFGLAGFVTVITLRELVAPVRVRMSERKEGLVTAVVTSATKAQRRFGGYIVHLGIVLIIVAVAASSSYVKHTSGTLKKDQVMELDGYKLRYLGLVSGEEPHRTFVAARVEVTTPSGKVEEQKPRLNYYERSTDPIGTPAVRETAGEDLYISLMAFSEQAGNASFNVWVFPMVGWIWWSIPLLVLGTLIALWPRRRAVVALAGAELGGAAPLPGGDAKQGAA, encoded by the coding sequence GTGAACGGGACCATCGGATACGGGTTGGTGCTCGGGGGCCTGGCGTTCGCGGCCTTCGGCGCGGTGGTGGGCCTCTTCACGGGGCTGCGCCGCAGCGAGGCGGGCTTCCCCTGGGTGATGCGCGCGGTGTGGGGCTTCGCGGGCTGCATGATCGCCGCGAACCTCGTCATGGTGTACGCGCTCGTCACGCACGACTTCAGCGTCAAGTACGTGGCGCAGGTGGGCAGCCGCGACACGCCGCTGCTCTACACCATCGTCTCCCTGTGGAGCGCGCTGGAGGGGTCCATCCTCTTCTGGGGCTTCATCATGGGCGGCTACATCGCGGCGTTCGCGTGGGTGCACCGCCGCGAGCACGCGCGGTACATGCAGCTGGCGCTGGGCACCATGCTGGCGGTGGGCGTGTTCTTCGCGTTCCTCATCGCCGGCCCCGCCAACCCCTGGGGCGCGGTGTCGCCGGTGCCCATGGACGGCCCGGGCCCCAACCCGCTCCTGCAGAACCACGTGCTGATGATCATCCACCCGCCCTTCCTGTACCTGGGTTACGTGGGGATGACGGTGCCCTTCGGCGTGGCGGTGGCGGGCCTCTTGCGCGGGGAGATCGGCGAGGCGTGGATGGCGCCGCTGCGGCGCTGGACGCTGGTCGCGTGGCTGTTCCTGTCCATCGGCATCATCCTCGGCGCCTGGTGGGCGTACGCGGTGCTGGGCTGGGGTGGCTACTGGGCGTGGGATCCGGTGGAGAACGCCAGCTTCCTGCCGTGGCTGACGGCGACGGCGTTCATGCACTCCACCATGGTGCAGGAGCGCAAGCGGATGCTGAAGCTGTGGACGCTGAGCCTGGCGCTCGCGTCCTTCGTGCTGACCATCCTCGGCACGTTCATGACGCGCTCGGGCATCTTCAACTCGGTCCACTCCTTCACCCAGTCGGACATCGGCCCCACGTTCCTGGTGTTCCTGGGCGTGCTGCTGGTGGTGTGCATCGCGCTCCTGGCGGTGCGCGGGCCGTTGCTGGTGCCCGAGGGGCGGATGAACTCGCTGGTGTCGCGCGAGGCGAGCATCCTGGTGAACAACCTGGTGTTCGTGGCCATCACCTTCACGGTGCTGCTGGGCACGCTCTACCCGCTGGTGTCCGAGGCGGTGCGCGGCGTGCGCGTGAGCGTGGGCGAGCCGTACTTCAACAAGATGGCGGTGCCCGGCGGCATCGCGGTGCTGTTCCTGATGGGCGTGGGGCCGGTGCTCCCCTGGGGCACGCCGGACAAGGCCACGCTGCGGCGGCAGTTCATCGTCCCCTCGGTGGTGGGCCTGGTCGTCTCCGCGGTGTGCTTCGCGGTGGGGATGCGCGGCTTCTACCCGCTGCTCACCTTCGGGCTGGCGGGCTTCGTCACCGTCATCACCCTGCGGGAGCTGGTGGCGCCGGTGCGCGTGCGGATGTCGGAGCGCAAGGAGGGCCTGGTCACCGCGGTGGTGACGAGCGCCACCAAGGCGCAGCGCCGCTTCGGCGGCTACATCGTCCACCTGGGCATCGTGCTCATCATCGTCGCCGTGGCCGCGTCGTCGTCGTACGTGAAGCACACGTCCGGCACGCTCAAGAAGGACCAGGTGATGGAGCTGGACGGCTACAAGCTCCGGTACCTGGGCCTGGTCAGCGGCGAGGAGCCGCACCGCACCTTCGTCGCCGCGCGCGTGGAGGTGACCACCCCCAGCGGCAAGGTGGAGGAGCAGAAGCCCCGGCTCAACTACTACGAGCGGAGCACGGACCCCATCGGCACGCCCGCGGTGCGGGAGACGGCCGGCGAGGACCTGTACATCTCGCTCATGGCCTTCTCCGAGCAGGCCGGCAACGCCAGCTTCAACGTCTGGGTCTTCCCCATGGTGGGGTGGATCTGGTGGAGCATCCCGCTGCTCGTGCTGGGCACGCTCATCGCCCTGTGGCCCCGCCGCCGCGCGGTGGTGGCGCTGGCGGGCGCGGAGCTGGGCGGCGCGGCGCCGTTGCCCGGCGGTGACGCCAAGCAGGGGGCTGCCTGA
- a CDS encoding TlpA family protein disulfide reductase translates to MKRWRYTLLFVGLCVALLMVLAKGFGRNPHEVPFMLAGKPAPDFVLRSLDTGERVSLADLKGRPVVINFWASWCGPCQYEHPVLEWGQREFGSTAVFLGVVFEDTEDNARQFLRRQGYSFPQLVDPRSRMAVSYGVAGVPETYFITPDGTILTKHVGPIDPETLGKRIRELTGAQAAALPAAAQP, encoded by the coding sequence ATGAAGCGCTGGCGCTACACCCTCCTCTTCGTGGGCCTGTGCGTGGCGCTGCTGATGGTGCTGGCCAAGGGCTTTGGCCGCAACCCGCACGAGGTGCCCTTCATGCTCGCCGGCAAGCCGGCGCCGGACTTCGTGCTGCGCTCGCTCGACACCGGCGAGCGCGTCAGCCTGGCGGACCTCAAGGGACGCCCGGTGGTCATCAACTTCTGGGCGTCGTGGTGCGGGCCCTGCCAGTACGAGCACCCGGTGCTGGAGTGGGGCCAGCGGGAGTTCGGCTCGACGGCGGTGTTCCTGGGCGTCGTCTTCGAGGACACCGAGGACAACGCGCGGCAGTTCCTGCGGCGTCAGGGCTACAGCTTCCCGCAGCTCGTCGACCCGCGCTCGCGCATGGCGGTCAGCTACGGCGTGGCGGGCGTGCCGGAGACGTACTTCATCACCCCGGACGGCACCATCCTCACCAAGCATGTGGGGCCCATCGACCCGGAGACGCTGGGCAAGCGCATCCGCGAGCTGACGGGCGCCCAGGCCGCGGCGCTGCCCGCCGCGGCGCAACCGTAG
- a CDS encoding zinc ribbon domain-containing protein, which translates to MRCPECGEASNARLKYCENCGAKMPDTPALTTGSRPALRPSRPQRALDEPSYAAEILDEADDYAQGGQRGQPAYAAAPAVETGEDTDPGQARPRYDGPRWLASVPGHSQSVVGLGILSFALALSILPSFDGVGVVGTLAALVGAVLLVARELRSAGEAEDFTKLVPEFLLRPEVPAAYSALLVALAVRMLGVGFTPVLWLLGAGLVAHDQYRKVIAGPEGVAARYFEPRQLLYIPEVVALAGVGLCILTLFAPWATLSTLPDTPVNAPVPAGPPELRVIQQTRPADDVLYSAGGGITTLSGWDLPGAVAVELMLLTMLGLLALRPDVDRPAWARFVPAGVTGAGLLWALVHMKLSPGPIIFVVGLAGVGFLAVQRLRSERQALTEPAHDDGSYDETETAQLETPSTHDVDDETEEAAPRRR; encoded by the coding sequence ATGCGGTGCCCGGAGTGCGGCGAAGCCTCGAACGCGCGGCTGAAGTACTGCGAGAACTGTGGCGCGAAGATGCCGGACACCCCCGCGCTGACGACGGGTTCACGGCCGGCGTTGCGGCCCTCCCGTCCCCAGCGCGCGCTCGACGAGCCGTCGTACGCCGCGGAGATCCTCGACGAGGCGGATGACTACGCGCAGGGCGGTCAACGCGGCCAACCCGCGTACGCGGCGGCGCCCGCCGTGGAGACGGGCGAGGACACCGACCCCGGGCAGGCCCGGCCGCGCTACGACGGCCCCCGGTGGTTGGCGAGCGTGCCGGGCCATTCGCAGAGCGTGGTGGGGCTGGGCATCCTCTCGTTCGCGTTGGCGCTCTCCATCCTCCCCTCCTTCGACGGGGTCGGGGTGGTGGGGACGCTGGCGGCCCTGGTGGGCGCGGTGCTGCTGGTGGCGCGGGAGCTGCGCTCCGCGGGCGAGGCCGAGGACTTCACGAAGCTGGTGCCGGAGTTCCTGCTGCGTCCCGAGGTGCCCGCCGCGTACTCCGCGCTGCTGGTGGCGCTCGCGGTCCGCATGCTGGGCGTGGGCTTCACCCCGGTGCTGTGGCTCCTGGGCGCGGGGCTCGTGGCGCACGACCAGTACCGCAAGGTCATCGCGGGGCCGGAGGGCGTGGCGGCGCGCTACTTCGAGCCGCGGCAGCTGCTCTACATCCCCGAGGTCGTGGCGCTGGCCGGCGTGGGGTTGTGCATCCTCACGTTGTTCGCCCCCTGGGCCACGTTGAGCACGCTGCCCGACACGCCAGTGAACGCGCCCGTGCCCGCGGGTCCCCCGGAGCTCCGGGTCATCCAGCAGACGAGGCCCGCGGACGACGTGCTGTATTCGGCGGGTGGCGGCATCACCACCCTGTCGGGCTGGGACCTGCCCGGCGCGGTGGCCGTGGAGCTGATGCTGTTGACGATGCTGGGCCTGCTCGCGCTGCGCCCGGACGTCGACCGCCCCGCCTGGGCGCGGTTCGTCCCCGCGGGCGTGACGGGGGCGGGGCTGCTCTGGGCCCTGGTCCACATGAAGCTGAGCCCCGGGCCCATCATCTTCGTCGTGGGCCTCGCGGGCGTGGGCTTCCTGGCGGTCCAGCGGCTCCGTTCCGAGCGACAGGCTCTGACCGAGCCCGCGCATGACGACGGGTCCTACGACGAGACGGAGACGGCGCAGTTGGAGACGCCCTCCACGCACGACGTGGATGACGAGACGGAAGAGGCGGCCCCGCGCCGCCGCTGA
- a CDS encoding pentapeptide repeat-containing protein, producing MSTEATTEFLRRLRVEEAFENETFADLALDEVDLGGKEFYRCTFRNVQLQASRWKETQLEDCVFEGCNLTRASVLALRLRGVRFEGSKLMGIDWSGVASNPEMYFEECGLHYNSFVGFSLRKTSCLRSICKEANFFDMDLTDSDFSESDLTGSNFRGCTLTRVVFTGTQGLVVDPARNRLKDTRVPPETAISLAHALGMLVDGYHAKASTRAQGSKKAR from the coding sequence ATGAGCACGGAAGCCACCACCGAGTTCCTGCGCCGCCTCCGCGTGGAGGAGGCCTTCGAGAACGAGACCTTCGCCGACCTGGCGCTCGACGAGGTGGACCTGGGCGGCAAGGAGTTCTATCGCTGCACGTTCCGCAACGTGCAGCTCCAGGCGTCCCGCTGGAAGGAGACCCAGCTCGAGGACTGCGTCTTCGAGGGCTGCAACCTCACGCGCGCGAGCGTCCTGGCGCTGCGCCTGCGTGGCGTGCGCTTCGAGGGCTCGAAGCTGATGGGCATCGACTGGTCGGGCGTGGCCTCGAACCCGGAGATGTACTTCGAGGAGTGCGGCCTGCACTACAACTCGTTCGTGGGCTTCAGCCTGCGGAAGACCTCCTGTCTGCGCAGCATCTGCAAGGAGGCGAACTTCTTCGACATGGACCTGACGGACTCGGACTTCAGCGAGTCGGACCTGACGGGCAGCAACTTCCGGGGGTGCACCCTCACGCGGGTCGTCTTCACGGGGACGCAGGGCCTGGTGGTGGACCCGGCGCGCAACCGGCTGAAGGACACGCGCGTGCCCCCGGAGACGGCCATCTCCCTGGCGCACGCGCTGGGCATGCTGGTGGACGGCTACCACGCCAAGGCGTCCACGCGAGCGCAGGGCTCGAAGAAGGCCCGCTGA
- a CDS encoding GNAT family N-acetyltransferase, translated as MSALNPAFERVTTERLLLRAVRDSDLEVIYRLHADPETSRFDATGALSSMDEARDLLARWLGDWARDGVGYWMVERRDAPGVVVGLGGVRHKEIEGRRVLNLAYRFAPEAWGQGYATEVARAALDLAAKHLSDIPLVAIISPANGPSLRVARRLGLRLERAISYMGSDNGLYVVDAPQDTQSPGRTPPT; from the coding sequence ATGTCCGCCCTGAATCCCGCGTTCGAGAGAGTGACGACCGAGCGGTTGTTGCTGCGCGCCGTCCGTGACAGCGACCTGGAGGTCATCTACCGCCTCCATGCGGACCCCGAGACGAGCCGGTTCGACGCCACGGGCGCCTTGTCCTCGATGGACGAGGCGCGCGACCTGTTGGCCCGCTGGCTGGGGGACTGGGCCCGGGATGGCGTGGGCTACTGGATGGTGGAGCGTCGCGACGCGCCCGGCGTCGTCGTGGGCCTGGGGGGCGTGCGCCACAAGGAAATCGAGGGCCGGCGGGTGTTGAACCTCGCCTATCGCTTCGCGCCCGAGGCCTGGGGGCAGGGCTACGCGACGGAGGTCGCGCGCGCCGCGTTGGACCTCGCCGCGAAGCACCTCTCCGACATTCCCCTTGTCGCCATCATCAGCCCGGCGAACGGCCCCTCGCTGCGGGTCGCCCGGCGACTCGGTCTGCGACTCGAGCGGGCCATCTCCTATATGGGCAGCGACAACGGGCTGTACGTCGTCGACGCGCCTCAGGACACGCAGTCCCCGGGACGGACCCCACCGACATGA
- a CDS encoding cytochrome c-type biogenesis protein — protein sequence MTAALLSLTLAFGLITGQFAPQQAGSEPLAPELEVRVQKLGKNLRCAVCQGLSISDSPSSMARAQLDMVRELVSEGKSDQEVVDFFVSRYGEWVLLEPKAEGFNWFVWLGPVALLGIGGIVIWRQLQRGPPETAASPEQPGAAPPPTPSASDDADPYLQAVRRELER from the coding sequence ATGACCGCCGCCCTGCTGTCCCTGACCCTCGCCTTCGGCCTCATCACCGGCCAGTTCGCCCCGCAGCAGGCGGGCAGCGAACCGCTCGCGCCGGAGCTGGAGGTCCGAGTCCAGAAGCTCGGCAAGAACCTGCGCTGCGCCGTCTGCCAGGGCCTCTCCATCTCCGACAGCCCCTCCTCCATGGCCCGGGCCCAGCTCGACATGGTCCGCGAGCTCGTCTCCGAGGGGAAGAGCGACCAGGAGGTCGTCGACTTCTTCGTGTCCCGCTACGGCGAGTGGGTGCTCCTCGAGCCCAAGGCCGAGGGCTTCAACTGGTTCGTCTGGCTCGGGCCCGTCGCCCTGCTGGGCATCGGCGGCATCGTCATCTGGCGACAGCTCCAGCGAGGCCCGCCGGAGACCGCCGCTTCACCCGAGCAGCCCGGCGCGGCGCCCCCGCCCACGCCTTCCGCGTCCGACGACGCCGACCCCTATCTCCAGGCCGTGCGCCGGGAACTGGAACGCTAA
- a CDS encoding tetratricopeptide repeat protein, which yields MQPQPTNWLPGIIVLAVAFVAAASWLLFMRRKGALSAPEPKDGVLDDLTQRAQSLIDQLRALEADKHNQSAEQYAAEKSRLEREAAAALRAKDEHLQRKVAATDAPVRQAAPAPTGWAARNPQLSGALWGAGIVLFFGGLGYLLVSEQSDRGDGQQATGRMPPGGAPAQQGGMDDSGESPEMTEARTRLAGNPSDLDSASLLSHELIRRQAFDEAATVTAKGLAVDPFHVELRVHRGVLRATRGDLEGAEAELTELVDTWPDSQEALIFLGSLALRRGDKAKALEHFERFSVEVPRNMQPPQLAAAIAQLRSEVAAP from the coding sequence ATGCAGCCTCAACCGACGAACTGGTTGCCGGGAATCATCGTGCTCGCGGTGGCCTTCGTGGCCGCCGCCTCCTGGCTTCTCTTCATGCGCCGCAAGGGCGCGCTCTCCGCGCCCGAGCCCAAGGACGGCGTGCTCGATGACCTGACCCAGCGGGCCCAGTCGCTCATCGATCAGCTCCGCGCGCTGGAGGCCGACAAGCACAACCAGAGCGCCGAACAGTACGCGGCGGAGAAGTCCCGCCTGGAGCGCGAGGCGGCGGCGGCCCTGCGCGCCAAGGACGAGCACCTCCAGCGCAAGGTGGCGGCGACGGACGCTCCGGTGAGGCAGGCGGCCCCCGCCCCCACCGGCTGGGCCGCGCGCAATCCCCAGCTGTCCGGCGCCCTGTGGGGCGCGGGCATCGTACTGTTCTTCGGCGGCCTGGGGTACCTGCTCGTCTCCGAGCAGTCGGACCGTGGCGACGGCCAGCAGGCCACCGGCCGCATGCCGCCCGGTGGCGCCCCCGCGCAGCAGGGCGGAATGGACGACTCGGGCGAGAGCCCCGAGATGACCGAGGCCCGCACGCGGCTTGCGGGCAATCCTTCCGACCTCGACTCCGCGTCGCTGCTCAGCCACGAGCTCATCCGGCGTCAGGCGTTCGACGAGGCCGCCACGGTGACCGCGAAGGGGCTGGCCGTGGACCCCTTCCACGTCGAGCTGCGCGTCCACCGGGGCGTGCTGCGCGCCACCCGCGGCGACCTGGAGGGCGCCGAGGCGGAGCTGACCGAGCTGGTGGACACGTGGCCCGACTCCCAGGAGGCGCTCATCTTCCTGGGCAGCCTCGCCCTGCGCCGGGGCGACAAGGCCAAGGCCCTCGAGCACTTCGAGCGCTTCTCCGTCGAGGTCCCCCGCAACATGCAGCCCCCGCAGCTCGCCGCGGCCATCGCGCAGCTGCGCTCGGAGGTCGCCGCTCCCTGA
- a CDS encoding DUF4157 domain-containing protein, whose product MPLLATSRHLLEGFFDADFGSVRVHEGPAAELLGARAFASGEALHFARGAYRPHTLEGIELLAHELAHVLQQREGLTGRPRSRVPLFLVDRLLEEEADRLGRQARTWLEQGRRPDDFLPVGARSGPRRASRPAPPGEPTRALQPKLIFTNGYDEFQGARFLDPEVNKKLRSKVYDDILKQAKALPQNIIVRFPENAEPEPPGGAVYTKVSAGSGRIIVRPLTPEQIKEGGSELNGLLAAMIHETQHAIDHLGGHVKFNGQDEATLHAEWRAWAIEAAFIYEAMRAGQVVPYTKRDLPDSYRSKADFIRSDTGVALNRTLAYLDFCNVIKKPNLIQARSFVMNHQGWLHDAVVLFYDHVEGGIAGATWPGDAMGGASVVDENAMEEVD is encoded by the coding sequence ATGCCTCTCCTCGCGACATCGCGGCACTTGCTGGAGGGGTTCTTCGACGCGGACTTCGGCTCCGTGCGTGTCCATGAGGGACCCGCCGCGGAGTTGCTGGGAGCAAGGGCCTTCGCATCGGGCGAAGCGCTCCACTTCGCTCGCGGCGCCTATCGCCCCCATACGCTGGAGGGGATCGAGTTGCTCGCGCACGAGCTGGCGCACGTGCTCCAGCAGCGTGAGGGATTGACGGGGCGACCGCGCTCGCGTGTCCCGCTCTTCCTCGTGGACCGCCTGCTCGAGGAAGAGGCCGATCGCCTGGGGCGTCAGGCCCGGACCTGGTTGGAGCAGGGGCGACGGCCCGACGACTTCCTGCCGGTGGGCGCGAGGTCAGGGCCGCGACGAGCCTCCCGCCCGGCCCCTCCGGGGGAGCCGACCCGGGCCCTCCAGCCGAAGCTGATCTTCACCAACGGGTACGACGAGTTCCAGGGCGCCCGGTTCCTCGACCCGGAGGTCAACAAGAAGCTCCGGTCCAAGGTCTACGACGACATCCTCAAGCAGGCGAAGGCGCTCCCCCAGAACATCATCGTGAGGTTCCCGGAGAACGCCGAACCGGAACCTCCCGGGGGCGCCGTCTACACCAAGGTGAGCGCCGGGTCGGGGAGGATCATCGTGCGCCCCCTGACTCCGGAGCAGATCAAGGAAGGGGGCTCCGAGCTCAATGGCCTCCTCGCGGCCATGATTCACGAGACGCAACACGCCATCGACCATCTCGGCGGACACGTGAAGTTCAACGGTCAGGACGAGGCGACGCTCCACGCGGAATGGCGCGCGTGGGCCATCGAAGCCGCGTTCATCTACGAGGCCATGCGGGCCGGCCAGGTCGTCCCGTACACGAAGCGGGACCTGCCCGACAGCTACCGGAGCAAGGCGGACTTCATCCGGAGCGACACGGGCGTGGCCTTGAACAGGACCCTCGCCTACCTCGATTTCTGCAACGTCATCAAGAAGCCCAACCTCATCCAGGCGCGGTCGTTCGTCATGAACCACCAGGGCTGGCTGCACGATGCGGTCGTGCTGTTCTACGACCACGTCGAGGGGGGCATCGCGGGCGCGACCTGGCCCGGAGACGCCATGGGGGGCGCCTCCGTCGTGGATGAGAACGCGATGGAGGAGGTGGACTGA